The sequence below is a genomic window from Triticum urartu cultivar G1812 unplaced genomic scaffold, Tu2.1 TuUngrouped_contig_4935, whole genome shotgun sequence.
CACTTCTTTGCACGCACTGGATCCAGTGTAAACCCTTCACCAAAGCCATAACACAAGGAAACATTATACATGGCTCGTACATTCCCTCCTTCTGCAGCTCGTAAGTACCACTTTGCCTGCATTTACAAGTTTCTGTCAGTTTGAAATGTAAAGGTAAGAACCTTAACATAATTGCTACGGAGGGTAATCTTGTATCGACCAGCTCCTGTATTATGAGGGATCCGGGTGATATAATCCTGATAACCTTGGTAGGGTGTCAAGATCAATGAATCAGTTCTCTAAGCTAAGTTCAACAACTAAAAGCATGAAAGCACAACAAATCAGCTTCAAAATCCTCACAGAGCCAAAAATAAGAACACCTAGACGCTGTCTAATGCAGAACTAGTTCACACATGAGATGCGCTACCAACAAATCCTAGAGAGACTAGATATCAAAACAGTGAAACTGGTTCCACTTGTAAGTATGAGGAGTAACTAATTACTTTGATCTGGGGAAAAAAATTGAAAATCACAGCTGTGTAACACAGAGCTGGTATCTTACAGCTTCCCGTTGATTACGCTTGATTCCTTTTCCATTCTGCAAGCAGAGGGCTAGGTTGTACTGGGCACGAACATTGCCTGCGGATGCAGCTGGATAAAACCATCTAACAGCTTCCTCGGCCTGGGGTGGATCAGCTGTAGTGTAAAGAGATTTGGCAACATTGTCAATTCTGAATTTCTAATGCTCCGAGATGAAGAGTTTGATTGAAAACAAGTTGGTAAAATACATAAAAGGTATTTCCTCTGCGAGTTAGGTATTTATCACTCTTTAGAGGTTATAATCAGACTGAAAGAACCTGAGACTTTACTTAAAAGGCCAGCAGAACCCCAGAGTTTTTTTAACACTTAAACTCCTTTTATTAACTAGCGATCACAGTAGCATAAAATACAAGCAAAGGGGTAATAATAGGCACTAGGGGCATCATCAAACCAAGTACTAAGAGAAGAAAACCTAGCCATTCTAGCCAACTCATGCGCTACGGCATTTCCTTCCCCATGACAGTGCTCGAAATGGACCTGAATAAGATCCCGAGACATATGGTAGCAGTTATCAAAGATTGCAGCCGCCGGTCCTGAGAAATTGCCACCGCCATTCATTGCGTTGATCACGTCATTACTATCGGAGTTTATGATCAACCGGGAGCAGAGCCCCAGAGTTTACCTAAAAGACCCAGCAGAAGGCAAACGCCAGAGCCAGAACAATCAATAATTCCTCCTATAAAAGATCGTCTCGGACTGTGCGGTAAACAAATCTAATCATGCCTGCCAATCTAGGATAGTATGGGACCAGACAAATTCGTCCTAATAAGATTGTATACTAACCATTTTGCTACCAGCTCGAACAACCCTCCAAGAAAGGAAATATAGGCCAAATCTACGATACCTTCGAGGTAGGACACTCCGAGATTGCACATGCCGACAGGGTGTCCCAGCTCCGACGCCGCCTGGTAGTACCCCAC
It includes:
- the LOC125528525 gene encoding F-box protein At1g70590-like, whose protein sequence is MVDAGLMCWEEGQREEAVGYYQAASELGHPVGMCNLGVSYLEADPPQAEEAVRWFYPAASAGNVRAQYNLALCLQNGKGIKRNQREAAKWYLRAAEGGNVRAMYNVSLCYGFGEGFTLDPVRAKKWLQLAADCGHRKALYESGIKLCAAGDKIRSLMYLELATRHGESAASHMRDVILESLSPANAQRALSDADKWRPKSLSARR